GGCGGCTTCCATAAATCTGCCATTCTCACTTTCATAGAGGGAAAATGAATAGCCCTATCACAGAGAAAACGCCCAACCAAGCACCATCTTAGATCCACTTGTTCATCTCCTTCTTCCTCAAAGTCAAAGCTGAAACCCTCCTCCTCTTCTTGCAGCGATAAGCCCTCGAGATTAGGATGAGCCATAGTAGTACACTGAACAGAAAGCTATGTGAAAGTTCTTTAGGTATTCTAGTAGtatggtgaattaaaataaaaagcaagCTTCTCAATAGGAGAAGTAAGAAACAAAACCTAGCAGAACACTAGGACAAGCAGTTTTAAAATGTAtcaaattttgggtcgttacattatCACCCCCTTAAAatagtttcgtcctcgaaactagaAGATAAAACATTAAGTAAATTTCTCTCATCCCttcggtccggttcttaaaacattgcaaaaaggataaatttgttggtctttttttttcttataaaaaaaataactgatATCCAATCTCCATGGCTTCCGATTTGGCAGAAGTTTGAGCAGGGGCTATGAAAAAGAATTAGGCTTAAACATGTGATCAGTCCCTGCAATTACATCAATTTTTGGTATTTGTCCcagtatttttttgtttgtttgtttttggtcCCTGCAGCTTGATAGCAGTTTGTTTTGGGTCCCTCTGTTACTTCAAAcgttaaaaaaaagttagacaTAAACGGAGTGCCACGTGGCCCAATCAATTTAGGCCACGTGGCACAGTAAAAagactatatattttttggtaaggAAAAAAAGATTGTATCTATTATGGCCAATTCTAACATGAACAAGTCCATCaagttgtgcatggtgcacaagtagcgatttatattataatcgatacgaattttacaaaatccaccgcttgattgaaagtttatatcatatagatcatttataaaaaaattgaatttttttaaaaatcatttgctatgttattgagacccatcaaaattaatggtattcaataaaaccccataaaccgttaattttgatgggtctcaataacatagcaaatgatttttaaaaaaattaaaaaaatttatagatgatctatatgatataaactttcatttCAACGatcgattttataaaattcgtattcgttataatataaattgcaTTATCTTTTGATTTCAAACTTGCAACATTGAACACCAACTATTCGATTAAATTACCAAATTAGTTTTCTCTAAATATCGCTTAGTTTTCTCAATAAATCTActtcatatttttcataaaatttaatgaGAGATGAAGAGTATAaatgctaaatttatttatttgaaaatagaaaGTAGATGGTGGATTAATGAGGGtagaattgaagaagaagaaaaatataacaattcACTACCTTAGTTgaaaaactttaaattaaaatgacatttaaaaagaaacaaatggaGTATTGTTATCCTGCAATATACTATGTTATTCTAGACAAGAAAAAACTTTATGACTGAATTTCACTAACGATAATTAATGATAAGTACaatttatttaaatgacaaGTAAATTTAAATGATAAGTTTCACAAGTGTATATAAAGTGTTTGTACCATGTATATGattgaatttgtgaaaataatttatgacaTGTTAATAAATTATcttcaacttaattaatttcaatttattctTTAAAACAGTATAATAACAACttatactttatttatataataatagtttGATTATATTTCTCTTTTACCGTAGGAAATATTTATACATAAAATTTATGTCTTTTCGGCCAATTCTAACATGAACAAGTCCATCAAGTTGTGTATGGTGCACAAATAGCGATTTATATTATAATcgatacgaattttacaaaatccaccgtttgattgaaagtttatatcatatagatcatttataaaaattttgattttttttaaaaatcatttgctatgttattgagactcatcaaaattaacggtattcaataaaaccccataaaccgttaattttgatgggtctcaataacataacaaatgatttttaaaaaaattcaaaaaatttatagatgatctatataatatatactttcaatccaacggtcgattttgtaaaattcgtattcgttataatataaatcggCATATATAGGtcaattatatataaagagataaaaaaaattggtgcgAACTTTTCGTAATATCAATGATACCCTCAATTTGCATAAGTTTCCAGAAAACCCAACTAGCCACCGGCTAAAAGCTGTGCATGTATGCCCATCATCAGCCAAGACATcatcctctctctctctgacGGGTCACTCTTCCATCTAATTCAACCACCACCCTTCACAGATTCAAGCAAACCAAATTCTCTTTTCCATAAACCCTTTTTCCAATCCAATCCAAAATCTCAATCTCATTAAAACCCACTTTCATCAAACAAAAACcatatcataaaattaaaaaatattccaaTACATAAGAGCGTTACATTAAAACTTCAGTACCGAATTGTTTTATGAGAAATGCCAAGTGTGGCTGTAAAACTCTACAGCGTATTCTTCAAGTTCCTCTTGAAGCACCGTTTACAAAACCGTATTCAATCTCAACCCGATTTAAATAACAACTCTAACTCGTTTGGTATCACTTCACGACCCGAAGAAACCGTCGCAAATTCTAACCCTTCTTTTACCGACGGTGTCGCTACCAAAGACATTCACATCGATCCTTTCACTTCTCTTTCAATTCGAATTTTCCTTCCTCAATCTGCACTTTCACCACCCGAACCCAATTCCAAACCTAAAAAGCAAGATCCCGAACCTGGATCTGCTACTTCACGGCGGAATAGTTATGGTCCACCGTATAAGGAAGAAGAGTTCCGAGGGAATTTGTTTGATGGTACCGGTAGTAATGGTGTTGAGAGTTTGAATTTGATGGGAGCTGGTGTTAACGGTGGTGCTGGATTATATAGAGGTTATTCGCCGCCTGTGTTGGATAATCGACGGAGAAAATTGCCGGTGATGTTGCAGTTTCATGGTGGTGGTTGGGTTAGTGGGAGTAATGATTCTGTTGCGAATGATTTATTTTGTAGACGGATTTCGAAGCTTTGTGATGTGATTGTTGTTGCTGTTGGGTATAGGTTGGCGCCGGAGAGTCGGTATCCGGCTGCTTTTGAGGATGGGTTGAAGGTTTTGAATTGGTTGGCAAAACAGGCGAATTTGGCTGAGTGTACTAAGTCTATGGGGGTTGGTAGGGTTGGAGGTGGTAGccatggtggtggtggtggtggtggtgagttTAATAAATCAGATGGTCATAGACATATTGTTGATTCGTTTGGAGCTTCGGTTGTTGAGCCTTGGTTGGCTAGTCATGGAGATCCAGCAAGGTTTTCACTATTTCATGGTTAATTtcgattatttttgttttcattgtcATTATCCTGATTTGTTAGCCTAATCTGAATCTGATTAAGGGTTTCAATATTTAGAATTTTAGATTGGAGAGTAGTCTTTTTTATACTAGTGTTGTCAATCGCAAATCACAGAAAATAgtagtttgttcaaattttgctaTATAGCCTGCTATTTAGGAACACTatatactgtcaaaaaaaaggaacactttgtactaaattGCATGTCGCGGAACTATAGCTATTTGTAAAATTCTGCTGCCGTATAGGGCCACTATATCCGCTTATTTGACAACATTATTTCTTACTATGCTTGTTTGAGTTCGTTAATGAAATGACTTCTGTTATTGTTTCTTCTGTGGATACCAATTCACTATAGATTTTAGTAGCATGTCAGTTACattaaaattattgaattagTTATGCTGTGTAATAAACAACTAGCATCCTGTCACGAGAGCTATCTTGGCACACTGTTTTATGTATTTGATACGCCACATGCTACTGAAGTTTATGATTTGGggtaaatttttgttatttattctattttttttttgcttttactAACGTGCAAGTTTTCATCTAGAGTATGGTCTTAGTCTAACTCTTGCCGTgctaaaatcatattttgatGCATTTGCTTGTTACAAACATATACATCTGGTTCATATTTGTGGTTGGGATA
This portion of the Trifolium pratense cultivar HEN17-A07 linkage group LG3, ARS_RC_1.1, whole genome shotgun sequence genome encodes:
- the LOC123916220 gene encoding probable carboxylesterase 11, coding for MPSVAVKLYSVFFKFLLKHRLQNRIQSQPDLNNNSNSFGITSRPEETVANSNPSFTDGVATKDIHIDPFTSLSIRIFLPQSALSPPEPNSKPKKQDPEPGSATSRRNSYGPPYKEEEFRGNLFDGTGSNGVESLNLMGAGVNGGAGLYRGYSPPVLDNRRRKLPVMLQFHGGGWVSGSNDSVANDLFCRRISKLCDVIVVAVGYRLAPESRYPAAFEDGLKVLNWLAKQANLAECTKSMGVGRVGGGSHGGGGGGGEFNKSDGHRHIVDSFGASVVEPWLASHGDPARCVLLGVSCGANIADYVARKCVEGGKLFDPVKVVAQVLMYPFFVGSVPTHSEIKLANSYFYDKAMCILAWKLFLPEEEFSLDHPAANPLISGRSPPLKLMPPTLTVVAEHDWMRDRAIAYSEELRRVNVDAPVLEYKDAVHEFATLDVLIKSPQAQVCVEDIAIWVKKYISLRGHEFSY